In one window of Aceticella autotrophica DNA:
- a CDS encoding gamma-glutamylcyclotransferase family protein, with product MWYFAYDSNMDEERIRKRGVNFNERIYGFIKGWRLAFNKVASENPNEGYANIEKDDNGIVEGILYQIKEDGLKNLDRCEGVPDHYTREELEVLLGNKEKVAAYVYIANKGKVNDKLKPSKEYLSHLLKGCDLLSEIYCNKLRNIETIN from the coding sequence ATGTGGTATTTTGCTTATGACTCTAATATGGATGAAGAAAGAATAAGAAAAAGAGGAGTAAATTTTAACGAAAGAATATATGGCTTTATAAAGGGATGGAGATTGGCTTTTAATAAAGTTGCCTCTGAAAATCCTAATGAGGGTTATGCAAATATTGAAAAAGATGATAATGGTATTGTGGAAGGTATTTTGTATCAAATTAAAGAGGATGGATTAAAAAATTTAGATAGATGTGAGGGAGTTCCTGACCATTATACAAGAGAAGAATTAGAGGTATTATTAGGAAATAAGGAAAAGGTTGCAGCCTATGTTTATATTGCAAATAAAGGTAAGGTCAATGATAAACTTAAGCCGTCAAAAGAATACCTTAGCCATCTTTTAAAAGGTTGTGATTTATTATCAGAAATATATTGCAATAAATTAAGAAATATTGAAACAATAAATTAA
- a CDS encoding ATP-binding protein: MNDLLTYQLKDLKLSGIIKTLESRNEEALKNSLSYMEFFEMLINDEVLNRQNNNNIKRINKARFPQHKTLEEYNFNYQPSINKRFIYNLATCEFVRKKENVVFIGPPGTGKSHLSIALGLKAISQGYKVLFTTVNEMLGVHSESSIIN, from the coding sequence ATGAATGATTTGTTAACTTACCAGTTAAAGGATTTAAAGCTATCAGGTATTATTAAAACACTCGAATCAAGAAATGAAGAAGCACTTAAAAACAGTTTATCATACATGGAATTCTTTGAGATGTTAATTAATGACGAAGTATTAAATAGACAGAATAACAACAATATCAAAAGAATTAACAAAGCAAGATTTCCACAGCATAAAACACTTGAAGAATATAATTTTAACTATCAGCCATCAATAAATAAAAGATTTATATATAACCTGGCAACCTGTGAATTTGTCCGCAAGAAAGAGAATGTGGTCTTTATAGGACCGCCAGGAACAGGCAAAAGTCATTTATCAATAGCACTTGGTTTAAAGGCAATATCACAAGGATATAAAGTACTCTTTACCACAGTAAATGAAATGCTAGGAGTCCACTCGGAATCATCAATCATAAATTAA
- the csx19 gene encoding type III-D CRISPR-associated protein Csx19 produces the protein MLNNIYEIGTIHSKLESKDMDNKLNNDTFIQKIKEIDKGYIVCWLDYAVLFGIVQNGEIKFYNNESPDFNRYLQKLRIFKENEELYIWRSGNKFKFRYREDEVNGGEGDEVEYIDAKQIMYGSNFEDKDDFIEVSEKRGIRYIVPKEFIGNKSIEELNNKTLVLHTRNYISYNKIGQAGFVDSRFLKISVIDNVR, from the coding sequence ATGCTAAATAATATTTATGAAATTGGAACAATTCACTCAAAACTTGAATCAAAAGATATGGATAATAAATTAAACAATGATACATTTATTCAAAAAATAAAAGAGATTGACAAAGGATATATTGTATGTTGGCTTGATTATGCTGTTTTGTTTGGAATAGTGCAAAATGGTGAAATCAAATTTTACAACAATGAATCGCCTGATTTTAATAGATATCTTCAAAAATTGAGGATATTTAAAGAAAATGAAGAATTATATATTTGGAGGTCAGGAAATAAATTTAAGTTTAGATATAGAGAAGATGAAGTTAATGGGGGCGAGGGGGATGAAGTAGAATATATCGATGCCAAGCAAATAATGTATGGAAGTAATTTTGAAGATAAAGATGATTTTATTGAAGTTTCTGAAAAAAGAGGAATTAGATATATAGTGCCAAAGGAATTTATAGGGAATAAGTCAATAGAAGAACTAAATAATAAAACATTAGTTTTACATACAAGAAATTACATAAGCTATAATAAAATTGGACAGGCTGGTTTTGTTGACAGTAGGTTTTTAAAAATATCAGTTATTGATAATGTGAGGTGA
- a CDS encoding RAMP superfamily CRISPR-associated protein, with protein MKIKIDLLSYTLTGSGEGAGIIDIDVVLDDFGFPYIPSRRVKGVLKESAQEVCDILGINDYKIINSIFGKDGFTEGKLHIGNLYINDYKEIKEEIENLKNDNDSPYKNFVNSLKITSYYTTIRQQTSIEEDNGIAKEGSLRTFRVLKPGFKFEGELYEINPLTKKEEALLYLAVINLKRIGTSRNRGFGEIKCAIEDITISSIDNAIKYLNGDSDNDATEEIKSSDSEKFNGTNKENVKKLSYKITTLSPIVLAKEIGEQNTINTEKDIPSTTVRGLFANKFIKEFNLSNAAHKDDNFYNLFLKNEILFTSAYPFKKDKTYYPALYLHKEKGEDNGKIYNILEKIPDNKKTKSLKKMVNYTNAKEIYTYSVSTTFYFHNSRDREKGHSIGEEIFYYEAINEGEEFKGFIIGNEGYLEEIKRIFGDKFNSFIGRSKSAQYGLANIEFGDLEDVDKLDDEDKEFIIVAISPIILYNEWGFSDISVKALENYLKKHFDCDIAVEKIISKTEYVENFIGVWRMKNTRELAYSPGSAFKIKINGCNDLKEKLNHLSIYGFGEKTELGFGRVNVYSYLEEKYKEKDDKEDSDKGIILKYSKSILKNIVKQKAEEIVKSKAFEKAKDFHEKHKNKKETISNNLIGRLEGMLFETKKYDDWKTKKLKELDKKPAGETLKNLNLWDYLYKLDISDKYENMFYDKLSKAIQELNVQLDNFELSKTYWISFFRYLRLFKKQGGEKDE; from the coding sequence ATGAAGATAAAAATAGACTTATTATCATATACGCTAACAGGTTCTGGGGAAGGCGCAGGAATAATTGATATCGATGTAGTATTAGATGATTTTGGATTTCCCTATATTCCTTCAAGACGCGTAAAAGGAGTATTAAAAGAAAGTGCTCAAGAAGTTTGTGATATTTTAGGTATAAATGATTATAAAATTATTAACAGCATATTTGGGAAAGATGGTTTTACAGAAGGCAAGTTGCATATAGGTAATTTGTACATAAATGATTATAAGGAGATAAAAGAAGAAATTGAAAACTTAAAAAATGACAATGACAGTCCATATAAAAATTTTGTTAATTCGTTAAAAATTACATCTTATTATACAACTATAAGGCAGCAAACTTCTATAGAAGAAGACAATGGAATTGCAAAGGAAGGCTCACTTAGAACATTTAGAGTTTTAAAACCTGGTTTCAAATTCGAAGGTGAACTATATGAAATAAACCCTTTAACTAAAAAAGAAGAAGCTCTATTATATTTGGCTGTAATTAATTTAAAGAGAATTGGGACGTCAAGAAATCGTGGTTTTGGTGAAATAAAATGCGCTATTGAAGATATTACAATTAGCAGTATTGATAATGCTATTAAATATTTAAATGGTGATAGTGATAATGATGCCACAGAAGAGATTAAATCTTCTGATTCAGAAAAATTTAATGGGACTAATAAAGAAAATGTTAAAAAACTATCTTACAAGATAACTACATTATCTCCGATTGTATTAGCAAAAGAGATAGGAGAGCAAAACACAATTAATACAGAAAAAGATATACCATCCACAACAGTTAGAGGTTTGTTTGCGAATAAATTTATAAAGGAATTTAATTTAAGTAATGCTGCCCATAAAGATGACAATTTTTATAATTTATTTTTAAAAAATGAGATTTTATTTACTTCTGCATATCCATTTAAAAAAGATAAAACTTACTATCCGGCACTTTATTTACATAAAGAAAAAGGAGAAGATAACGGAAAAATATACAATATTTTAGAGAAAATTCCAGATAACAAAAAAACAAAATCATTGAAGAAAATGGTCAATTATACTAATGCTAAAGAAATATATACTTATAGTGTATCAACAACATTTTATTTTCACAATTCAAGAGACAGAGAAAAAGGACATAGTATAGGAGAAGAAATCTTTTATTATGAGGCAATAAACGAAGGAGAAGAATTTAAAGGATTTATTATAGGTAACGAAGGCTATCTTGAAGAAATAAAAAGAATATTTGGCGATAAATTCAACTCTTTTATTGGCAGATCAAAAAGTGCACAATATGGTTTGGCAAATATAGAATTTGGCGATTTGGAAGATGTAGACAAGTTAGATGATGAAGATAAAGAATTTATTATAGTAGCAATTTCTCCTATTATTTTATATAACGAATGGGGTTTTTCTGACATATCTGTAAAAGCATTAGAAAATTATCTAAAAAAACATTTTGATTGTGATATTGCTGTAGAAAAAATTATTTCAAAAACAGAGTATGTTGAAAACTTTATTGGTGTTTGGAGAATGAAAAATACGCGTGAATTAGCTTATTCACCAGGTTCTGCATTTAAAATAAAAATTAATGGATGTAATGATTTAAAAGAAAAATTGAATCATCTCTCAATATACGGATTTGGTGAAAAAACAGAATTAGGATTTGGCAGGGTCAATGTATATTCTTATTTGGAAGAAAAGTATAAGGAAAAAGATGATAAAGAAGATTCAGATAAAGGCATAATCCTAAAGTATTCAAAGTCTATTTTGAAAAATATAGTAAAGCAAAAAGCAGAAGAAATTGTAAAATCTAAAGCTTTTGAAAAAGCAAAGGATTTTCATGAGAAACATAAAAACAAAAAAGAAACCATTTCTAACAATTTAATAGGACGGCTTGAAGGGATGCTGTTTGAAACTAAAAAATATGATGACTGGAAAACAAAAAAATTAAAAGAACTGGATAAAAAGCCTGCTGGTGAAACCTTAAAAAATTTAAATTTATGGGATTATTTATATAAATTAGATATTTCTGATAAATATGAAAACATGTTTTATGACAAATTATCAAAAGCAATTCAAGAGCTAAATGTGCAGTTGGATAATTTTGAGTTATCAAAAACATACTGGATTAGCTTCTTTAGATATTTAAGATTATTTAAAAAGCAGGGGGGAGAAAAAGATGAATGA
- a CDS encoding RAMP superfamily CRISPR-associated protein → MNDNSKLASIIVIEGILENTSPFVIGTGKGDIIDIEIIKDENGNPYIPATSFVGALRHHVSKNFKEEDVWDYLWGSKNPNNTKAVQSHFIVSDAKVKDNKETKNEDNKNERFIAVRDGVAIDEKTGTAKEKAKYDYEIVNKDLEFEFKAEIKIRKSFKNKTNDILKILKTIITELEAGNVQFGAFTTKGFGRFKLKNLQILKFDFPNDGINYLKFLQNENMAKDKLDFSKIELDLSKMDILSKKDNADCIITADFSIKSSLIIGSYTTDPKDPDKVHIKYNDKNVLTGTSLKGAIRSRAFKIVNTLCKNNQEENDDLKKLFGWADTENKEETKYKSRVIIDESIVDNVIEKEQTRIKVDRFTGGTISGALFQSKPLWHSDENVRLKFKIKDAKNWEIGLLLLVLKDLWNEDLPIGGEKNIGKGVLKGKKIEIVYKGQKYIIKKFYNDDETNKIVVNDKDKQILEGFLKELLGKVRG, encoded by the coding sequence ATGAATGATAATTCTAAACTTGCAAGCATTATTGTTATAGAAGGTATTTTAGAAAACACTTCACCCTTTGTAATTGGTACGGGTAAAGGTGATATTATTGATATAGAAATTATAAAAGATGAGAATGGCAATCCTTATATACCAGCAACTTCTTTTGTGGGGGCATTAAGGCATCACGTTTCAAAAAATTTTAAAGAAGAAGATGTATGGGATTACCTTTGGGGTTCTAAAAATCCAAATAATACTAAAGCTGTTCAAAGTCATTTTATAGTTAGTGATGCAAAGGTCAAAGACAATAAAGAGACAAAGAATGAAGACAATAAAAACGAAAGATTTATTGCTGTTAGAGATGGTGTAGCAATAGATGAAAAGACTGGAACTGCAAAAGAGAAAGCAAAATATGATTATGAAATAGTTAATAAAGACTTAGAATTTGAATTTAAAGCTGAAATTAAGATAAGGAAAAGCTTTAAAAATAAGACAAATGATATTCTAAAAATATTAAAAACTATAATTACTGAGTTGGAGGCTGGTAATGTTCAGTTTGGTGCATTTACTACTAAAGGATTTGGAAGGTTTAAGTTAAAAAATCTTCAGATATTAAAATTTGATTTTCCCAATGATGGGATAAATTATTTGAAATTCTTACAGAATGAGAATATGGCAAAAGATAAACTTGATTTTAGCAAGATAGAACTTGATTTAAGCAAGATGGATATACTTTCTAAAAAAGATAATGCTGATTGTATTATAACTGCAGACTTTTCAATAAAGAGCTCACTTATTATAGGTTCGTATACAACAGATCCTAAAGATCCTGATAAAGTACACATAAAATATAATGACAAAAATGTTTTAACTGGAACTTCACTAAAAGGTGCGATAAGGTCGAGAGCTTTTAAGATTGTAAACACATTATGTAAGAATAATCAAGAAGAAAACGATGATTTAAAAAAATTATTTGGCTGGGCTGATACAGAAAACAAAGAAGAGACTAAATACAAAAGCAGAGTAATTATTGATGAGAGCATAGTTGATAATGTGATCGAAAAAGAACAGACGAGAATAAAAGTCGATAGGTTTACTGGTGGTACTATTAGTGGGGCTTTATTTCAATCAAAACCTCTTTGGCATAGTGATGAAAATGTACGATTAAAATTTAAAATTAAAGACGCAAAAAACTGGGAAATTGGGCTTTTACTTTTGGTATTGAAAGACTTATGGAATGAAGATTTGCCTATTGGAGGAGAAAAAAATATAGGAAAAGGAGTCTTAAAAGGCAAAAAAATAGAAATTGTGTATAAAGGACAAAAATATATTATTAAAAAGTTTTACAATGATGACGAGACAAATAAAATAGTAGTTAATGATAAAGATAAACAGATATTAGAAGGTTTTCTTAAAGAACTATTGGGGAAAGTGAGGGGTTAA
- a CDS encoding slipin family protein produces MNSVSSLSSIVGTVFTIIFFIEAIWWIVWMVISATRKIFANFYFMLILFIIWGIIDIILLRNPSTAFSLLYIFLACIPFIILPGMVKIITEYQRGVLFRFGKLSGLLGSGFNVIFPFGIDKVIKVDLRTFTIDVAKQEVITRDNVPVNVDAVVYFNVFDPILAITKVADYTHSTTLLGQTILRSILGQHELDDMLSKRAEMNEKLRELLDEATDPWGIKVTMVEIKSVELPETMKRAMAKQAEAERERRAKVISADGEFQASQKLMEAAAVISKEPAALQLRYLQTLPEIAAEKNSTILFPFPIELFDVFLKMSNHDKKDG; encoded by the coding sequence ATGAATAGTGTATCGTCTCTATCTTCTATTGTAGGTACAGTTTTTACGATTATATTTTTTATTGAGGCTATTTGGTGGATAGTATGGATGGTCATATCAGCGACAAGAAAGATTTTTGCCAATTTTTATTTCATGCTTATATTATTTATTATATGGGGAATTATTGACATAATATTGTTAAGAAATCCATCAACAGCATTTTCTTTGTTATATATCTTTTTAGCATGCATACCATTTATTATTCTTCCAGGGATGGTAAAGATTATTACAGAATATCAAAGGGGTGTGCTTTTCCGTTTTGGTAAGTTATCAGGTTTGTTAGGCTCCGGTTTTAATGTTATATTTCCATTTGGAATTGACAAAGTAATAAAAGTTGATTTAAGAACGTTTACAATTGATGTTGCCAAACAAGAAGTTATAACCAGAGATAATGTACCTGTTAATGTTGATGCTGTTGTATATTTTAACGTATTTGATCCTATACTTGCGATAACAAAAGTAGCAGATTATACACATAGTACAACACTGCTTGGACAGACGATATTGAGGTCAATACTTGGACAGCATGAACTTGATGATATGCTTTCAAAACGCGCTGAAATGAATGAAAAATTGAGAGAACTTTTAGACGAAGCAACAGATCCTTGGGGTATAAAAGTAACAATGGTAGAAATAAAAAGTGTTGAGCTTCCGGAAACCATGAAAAGGGCAATGGCAAAACAAGCTGAGGCAGAAAGAGAAAGACGTGCTAAGGTTATATCAGCTGACGGCGAATTTCAGGCATCACAGAAACTTATGGAAGCGGCGGCGGTTATATCAAAAGAACCTGCAGCCTTGCAGCTGAGATACTTACAAACCTTGCCGGAAATTGCGGCTGAAAAGAATTCTACAATATTGTTCCCCTTTCCAATCGAACTTTTTGATGTGTTTTTAAAGATGAGTAATCATGATAAAAAGGATGGATAA
- a CDS encoding Mu transposase domain-containing protein has translation MPTDKGKVESSVDYVKDNCFKSRDFENIDEAINFSRLWLDTIANVRIHGTTKKVPLEVFKSIEKEKLLPLPTEDFILSNSVKCIVNTNCHISYNGNYYSVPYAYIGQEVDAIIANGLIKIYFKEKEIALHPLCTEDKGRYITNNEHYPYSKNISSKDILSRQKEEMKEIGIHANMFFENFILKDNLKKI, from the coding sequence ATGCCAACAGATAAAGGCAAGGTAGAATCAAGTGTCGATTATGTAAAGGATAATTGCTTCAAAAGCAGAGACTTTGAAAATATCGATGAAGCTATTAATTTTTCAAGATTATGGCTTGATACCATTGCTAATGTAAGAATACATGGTACAACAAAAAAAGTTCCACTGGAAGTTTTCAAATCAATTGAAAAAGAAAAACTACTGCCCCTTCCAACAGAGGATTTTATTCTATCAAACTCTGTTAAATGTATAGTTAACACAAACTGCCACATATCCTATAATGGTAATTATTATTCAGTACCGTATGCTTACATAGGGCAAGAAGTTGATGCCATAATAGCAAATGGATTAATCAAGATATATTTTAAAGAAAAAGAAATAGCCCTTCATCCGTTATGCACAGAGGATAAAGGGAGATATATAACAAATAATGAACATTATCCTTACAGTAAGAATATATCAAGCAAAGACATTTTGTCAAGGCAAAAAGAAGAAATGAAAGAAATAGGCATACATGCCAATATGTTCTTTGAAAATTTTATACTTAAGGACAATCTCAAAAAAATATGA
- a CDS encoding TIGR03986 family type III CRISPR-associated RAMP protein translates to MEKAKISVKETKKGYDYILTFENGRSLKAQGFNLPQNIDGKECEVERMNNGLPSKIIIDGKEYTKTTTQSNIQENKQTAQQKIKNEPKHNSQIKFFAKAPYNFIPLNECVVKAQNIPEFNKFHDDRISGYIDLLVTTKTPIYIRRDKEESDFFSIKNGLPIIPGSSLRGMVRTLVEIVSFGKFGFFDKDRRLYYRDVAGKRSTLKDIYSSKISNDKIKAGYLIYEKGKYKIIPSEYDRFQDTSKEFIIGKDNNDYKVWSGGMKGKKKNWIIKSISDSVDFIELTENDIKDYKNDTNRNIPEYYDLLKIAKDKKVTLPNGRNIELSNGVPVFYVEYDSKKGNKKIAFGHTGFFRLPYELTIGEHVPENLKSDNITDFAEAIFGKESKWASRVFFEDADLEKKQNDIFMEETSPKILASPKPTAFQLYLEQPKEENTKLDEQKHWDDKDALIRGYKLYWHRNTPDDSTEKYSWNEGKAINDKQHAIIKPIKRNIKFKSRIRFENLTKEELGALLFALDLPENHYHKIGMGKPLGLGSIEIKPALSLIDKKERYTSLFKGDRWNLGIKSAEKDDYKKAFEKYILKNISHKDRNNINSLWDTPRLKQLKAMLNWNNTEIPDWLKKTRYMMIECPHKDPDYDCLCSDSKHDKCNEYKDRPVLPKPEKVIENK, encoded by the coding sequence ATGGAAAAAGCCAAAATAAGTGTAAAGGAAACAAAAAAAGGGTATGATTATATATTAACTTTTGAAAACGGAAGATCTTTAAAAGCTCAAGGGTTTAACTTACCTCAAAATATTGACGGGAAAGAATGTGAAGTTGAAAGAATGAATAATGGATTACCTTCAAAAATTATAATTGATGGAAAAGAATATACTAAAACAACTACTCAAAGTAATATACAAGAAAATAAGCAGACTGCCCAACAAAAAATAAAAAATGAGCCTAAACACAATAGTCAAATTAAGTTTTTTGCTAAAGCTCCCTATAATTTTATTCCATTAAATGAATGCGTAGTAAAAGCACAAAATATTCCAGAATTCAATAAATTTCATGATGATAGAATTTCAGGATATATAGACCTTTTAGTTACTACAAAAACACCCATATATATAAGACGAGATAAAGAAGAAAGTGATTTTTTTTCTATAAAAAATGGGTTGCCAATAATTCCGGGAAGTTCTTTGAGAGGAATGGTTAGGACTTTAGTAGAGATTGTTTCTTTTGGAAAGTTTGGTTTTTTTGATAAAGACAGAAGGTTATATTATAGAGATGTTGCTGGCAAGAGGTCTACTCTAAAGGATATATATTCTTCTAAAATTAGTAATGATAAAATAAAAGCTGGATATCTTATATATGAAAAAGGAAAATATAAGATTATCCCGTCAGAATATGATAGATTTCAAGATACGTCTAAAGAATTTATTATAGGAAAAGATAATAACGATTATAAAGTTTGGTCTGGAGGTATGAAGGGGAAAAAGAAAAATTGGATTATAAAATCTATAAGTGATTCAGTTGATTTTATAGAATTAACAGAAAATGATATAAAAGACTATAAAAACGATACAAATAGAAATATACCAGAATACTATGACCTTTTAAAAATAGCTAAAGATAAAAAAGTAACATTGCCAAACGGTAGAAATATAGAATTATCTAATGGAGTTCCTGTATTTTATGTTGAATATGATAGCAAAAAAGGAAATAAAAAAATAGCATTTGGTCATACTGGATTTTTCAGGTTACCTTATGAATTAACTATAGGTGAACATGTACCCGAAAACTTAAAATCAGATAATATAACAGATTTTGCTGAAGCGATATTTGGGAAAGAGAGTAAATGGGCAAGTAGAGTATTTTTTGAAGATGCTGATTTAGAGAAGAAACAAAATGATATATTTATGGAAGAGACTTCACCTAAAATCCTTGCCTCACCAAAACCTACGGCTTTTCAGCTTTACTTAGAGCAGCCTAAAGAAGAAAATACTAAATTAGATGAACAAAAACATTGGGATGATAAAGACGCTTTAATTAGAGGTTACAAACTTTACTGGCATAGGAATACACCAGATGATTCAACGGAGAAATACAGTTGGAACGAAGGAAAAGCAATAAATGATAAGCAGCATGCTATTATAAAACCAATTAAAAGAAATATTAAATTCAAATCACGCATACGATTTGAAAATCTTACAAAAGAAGAATTAGGTGCATTACTATTTGCATTAGACTTGCCAGAAAACCATTATCACAAGATCGGTATGGGCAAACCATTAGGCTTAGGTAGTATAGAAATAAAACCAGCCCTGTCTTTAATAGATAAAAAAGAGAGGTATACGTCGTTATTTAAAGGGGATAGATGGAATTTAGGGATTAAATCAGCGGAAAAAGATGACTATAAAAAGGCATTTGAAAAATATATTTTAAAAAATATTTCTCATAAAGACAGAAATAATATAAATTCTCTTTGGGACACACCAAGGTTAAAACAATTAAAGGCAATGTTAAATTGGAACAATACTGAAATTCCAGATTGGCTTAAGAAAACAAGATACATGATGATAGAATGCCCACATAAAGATCCGGATTATGATTGTCTTTGCTCTGATTCAAAACATGACAAATGTAACGAATACAAAGATAGACCTGTTTTACCTAAACCAGAAAAGGTAATAGAAAACAAGTAA
- a CDS encoding IS607 family transposase — protein MELLTISKAAKKIGVHPNSLRNWEKQGLIKPVRLPSGQRRYSIDELNKLLQSGQINTGQEDVVLYARVSTKKQADAGNLYRQLERLRQYANESNYHVVAEFTDAASGLNQKRRGLTNVFKLAERGEYKKLIIEYPDRLTRFGYSYIERHLHYCGVEVIATSEKELEDAQSELVRDLLAIITSFSAKLYGTRGGKKIRQGFRELITEVKSDEEKEKE, from the coding sequence ATGGAATTATTAACTATAAGCAAAGCAGCAAAGAAAATAGGTGTCCATCCCAACAGCCTGCGTAACTGGGAGAAACAAGGTTTAATCAAGCCTGTCCGTTTGCCAAGTGGTCAGCGCCGATACTCCATAGACGAACTCAACAAGCTATTGCAGTCCGGACAGATAAACACTGGGCAGGAAGACGTTGTTTTATATGCCCGGGTATCCACCAAAAAGCAGGCAGATGCCGGCAATTTATACAGACAACTGGAAAGACTGAGGCAATATGCTAATGAATCAAATTACCATGTTGTTGCCGAGTTCACCGACGCAGCCAGCGGCTTAAATCAGAAGCGCCGTGGATTGACAAATGTATTCAAGCTGGCTGAACGTGGTGAATACAAGAAGCTTATCATCGAATATCCCGACCGACTGACACGATTTGGGTATTCATACATCGAACGGCATTTGCATTATTGTGGTGTAGAGGTAATTGCCACATCTGAGAAAGAATTAGAAGACGCACAATCCGAGCTGGTCAGGGACTTATTGGCGATAATCACTTCTTTTTCAGCTAAGCTGTATGGCACCAGAGGAGGTAAGAAGATAAGGCAGGGTTTCCGGGAACTGATAACGGAGGTGAAGTCAGATGAAGAAAAGGAAAAAGAATAA
- a CDS encoding transposase, with product MKKRKKNNSYSPDGDKNTVCGEFFPETYPALRSKKWSRGMEDPLNTEMRLFCSCTRWAFNRLQEDKSREELKKEGQQVFGLNVRYCDDAILKAKAIIESQKELLKMEKEETKTKLTRAKKKLSWAEKTLDKAVEKNDLEKIKNLKRTVHGRKARMKKLSDKLNELKVHEDNGTIPTVVFGGHSLWKKVCKGRIPIEEWKQARQDRLYSRGDKTKGGNPNIKISEYDGEFFLSVTISHLSEQKDVDIKGRPIMTRAPHVEGKLWLPDKYRSKVYELLLSGAPYTVELIKGKDDRYRGHISFDLTPPDLITNPDYGYLGMDTNPDGVALANVSYTGQPEPWAENFNVSYPKALHKFDGEFQVKIHPNGFLYIKIPELSYSCGYRRTYLIGVLAKIVVDIAKTLGKPIALEKLEFGRPMDTKKNSTAWQPISLSRR from the coding sequence ATGAAGAAAAGGAAAAAGAATAATTCATACAGCCCTGACGGTGATAAAAACACCGTTTGCGGTGAATTTTTCCCGGAAACCTACCCTGCCTTACGTTCAAAAAAGTGGAGCCGTGGGATGGAGGACCCGCTAAATACCGAGATGAGATTGTTCTGCTCTTGTACTCGCTGGGCGTTCAACCGGCTGCAAGAAGATAAATCACGTGAAGAACTAAAAAAAGAAGGTCAGCAGGTATTTGGCTTAAACGTACGATACTGTGATGATGCCATACTGAAAGCCAAAGCCATAATCGAATCTCAAAAAGAGCTTTTAAAAATGGAAAAAGAAGAAACAAAAACAAAACTGACCCGTGCGAAGAAGAAACTCAGTTGGGCAGAAAAAACCTTAGATAAAGCTGTTGAAAAAAACGATTTGGAAAAAATCAAAAATCTTAAACGCACTGTACATGGTCGCAAAGCCAGAATGAAAAAACTATCTGACAAACTAAATGAGCTAAAGGTTCACGAAGACAATGGCACCATACCTACAGTAGTCTTTGGTGGTCATTCTTTGTGGAAGAAAGTTTGCAAAGGCAGGATTCCGATAGAAGAATGGAAACAGGCGCGTCAAGACAGGTTATATTCCCGCGGAGACAAGACCAAAGGCGGCAACCCGAACATCAAGATAAGCGAATATGACGGAGAATTCTTTTTATCAGTAACCATTTCTCACCTGTCTGAGCAAAAGGATGTAGATATTAAAGGCAGACCCATAATGACAAGAGCGCCTCATGTAGAAGGAAAGCTGTGGCTGCCGGACAAATACCGTTCAAAGGTATATGAATTACTTTTGTCTGGTGCACCTTATACAGTAGAACTTATCAAAGGCAAGGATGACAGGTACAGGGGACATATCAGTTTCGACTTAACACCACCTGATTTAATAACTAATCCCGACTATGGATATTTAGGTATGGATACCAACCCTGACGGAGTAGCGCTTGCAAATGTCAGTTATACCGGTCAGCCGGAACCATGGGCAGAGAATTTTAACGTATCATACCCAAAAGCCCTGCACAAATTTGACGGTGAATTTCAAGTAAAGATACATCCGAATGGTTTTCTTTACATCAAGATACCCGAACTATCTTACAGTTGTGGATATCGGCGTACTTACTTAATCGGAGTATTAGCCAAGATAGTGGTAGACATCGCTAAAACATTGGGTAAACCTATAGCCTTAGAAAAACTGGAGTTTGGTAGACCTATGGATACCAAAAAAAATTCAACCGCATGGCAGCCAATTTCCCTTTCAAGAAGATGA